One Actinosynnema pretiosum DNA segment encodes these proteins:
- the rfbB gene encoding dTDP-glucose 4,6-dehydratase: MRVLVTGGAGFIGSHYVRELVGGAYPAYADAEVVVLDKLTYAGNEANLAPVADSPRLRFVQGDICDRDLVAELVKGADAVVHFAAESHVDRSISGSADFVLTNVLGTQTMLQAALEAEVSRFVHVSTDEVYGSIERGSWTEDHVLEPNSPYSASKASSDLLARAFHRTHGLPVCVTRCSNNYGPYQFPEKVIPLFVTNLVDGKKVPLYGDGLNVRDWLHVDDHCRGIQLVLEGGRGGEIYNIGGGTELTNRELTEKLLEATGRDWDDSVEPVTDRKGHDRRYSVDITKINQELGYSPRVDFAEGLASTVAWYRDNRDWWEPLKQRASLAR; this comes from the coding sequence ATGCGGGTGCTGGTTACAGGCGGTGCCGGTTTCATCGGCTCGCACTACGTGCGGGAACTGGTGGGCGGCGCCTACCCGGCCTACGCCGACGCCGAGGTCGTGGTGCTGGACAAGCTGACCTACGCGGGCAACGAGGCCAACCTCGCGCCCGTCGCGGACAGCCCCCGGCTGCGCTTCGTGCAGGGCGACATCTGCGACCGCGACCTGGTGGCCGAACTGGTCAAGGGCGCGGACGCGGTCGTGCACTTCGCCGCCGAGTCGCACGTCGACCGGTCGATCTCGGGGTCCGCGGACTTCGTGCTCACCAACGTCCTGGGCACCCAGACGATGCTCCAGGCGGCGCTGGAGGCCGAGGTCTCGCGGTTCGTCCACGTGTCGACCGACGAGGTCTACGGCTCGATCGAGCGGGGCTCGTGGACCGAGGACCACGTGCTGGAGCCCAACTCCCCCTACTCCGCGTCCAAGGCGTCCTCGGACCTCCTCGCGCGCGCCTTCCACCGGACGCACGGATTGCCGGTCTGCGTCACCCGGTGTTCGAACAACTACGGTCCGTACCAATTCCCGGAAAAGGTCATCCCGCTGTTCGTCACCAACCTGGTGGACGGCAAGAAGGTACCCCTGTACGGCGACGGGCTGAACGTGCGCGACTGGCTGCACGTCGACGACCACTGCCGGGGCATCCAGCTGGTGCTCGAGGGCGGGCGCGGCGGCGAGATCTACAACATCGGCGGCGGCACCGAGCTGACCAACCGCGAGCTGACCGAGAAGCTCCTGGAGGCCACCGGCCGCGACTGGGACGACTCGGTCGAGCCGGTCACCGACCGCAAGGGCCACGACCGGCGCTACTCGGTCGACATCACCAAGATCAACCAGGAGCTGGGCTACTCGCCGAGGGTCGACTTCGCCGAGGGCCTGGCGAGCACCGTCGCCTGGTACCGGGACAACCGCGACTGGTGGGAGCCGCTCAAGCAGCGCGCCTCCCTGGCCCGCTGA
- a CDS encoding glycosyltransferase family 4 protein, which produces MARRPLTVLLDGTPLLGQRTGIGRYTAALAEELASMVDEVDVRAVAFTLRGWRALRTVLPHDVVARGLPVSARLLRQFWLRAPFPPVEVLAGLADVMHATNFVLPPSVRAGGVVTIHDLAMLDHPGDLPPSDARLPELVRQSASRAAVVCTPTRAVADQVVERLGVPEDRIVVTPLGVDPAWFAARPPSDPVRARLRLPLEYLLFVGAGGPRKGLDRLIAAHAARPELPPLVLAGPGESGVDGRVVRTGYLTEIDLRRVVAGASALVLPSRDEGFGLPVLEALACNVPVVCSDVPALREVAGGHAVHVPVGDVEALGQALVETVETPPSPTAQAARRAHASEFTWRRTAELTVKAYEKAAKRRR; this is translated from the coding sequence GTGGCTAGGCGCCCGCTGACGGTCCTGCTGGACGGGACCCCGCTGCTGGGGCAGCGCACCGGGATCGGCCGCTACACCGCGGCGCTGGCCGAGGAGCTGGCGTCGATGGTGGACGAGGTGGACGTGCGGGCGGTGGCGTTCACGCTGCGCGGGTGGCGGGCGCTGCGGACGGTGCTGCCGCACGACGTGGTGGCGCGCGGGCTGCCGGTGTCGGCGCGGCTGCTGCGGCAGTTCTGGCTGCGCGCGCCGTTCCCGCCGGTGGAGGTGCTCGCGGGGCTGGCGGACGTCATGCACGCGACGAACTTCGTGCTGCCGCCGTCGGTGCGGGCCGGTGGCGTGGTGACGATCCACGACCTGGCGATGCTGGACCACCCCGGCGACCTGCCGCCGTCGGACGCGCGACTGCCCGAGCTGGTGCGGCAGTCGGCTTCGCGGGCTGCGGTGGTGTGCACGCCGACGCGCGCGGTCGCGGACCAGGTCGTGGAGCGGCTGGGCGTGCCGGAGGACCGGATCGTGGTGACGCCGCTGGGCGTGGACCCGGCGTGGTTCGCGGCGCGACCGCCGTCGGACCCGGTGCGGGCGCGGCTGCGGCTGCCGCTGGAGTACCTGCTGTTCGTGGGCGCGGGCGGGCCGCGCAAGGGGCTGGACCGGCTGATCGCGGCGCACGCGGCGCGGCCGGAGCTGCCGCCGCTGGTGCTGGCCGGGCCCGGCGAGTCCGGGGTGGACGGCCGGGTCGTGCGGACCGGGTACCTGACCGAGATCGACCTGCGGCGCGTGGTGGCGGGCGCCTCGGCGCTGGTGCTGCCCTCGCGGGACGAGGGCTTCGGGCTGCCGGTGCTGGAGGCGTTGGCGTGCAACGTCCCCGTGGTGTGCTCGGACGTGCCCGCGCTGCGCGAGGTGGCGGGCGGGCACGCGGTGCACGTGCCGGTGGGCGACGTCGAGGCGCTGGGCCAGGCGCTGGTGGAGACCGTGGAAACCCCGCCCAGCCCCACCGCTCAAGCGGCCAGGCGGGCGCACGCCTCCGAGTTCACCTGGCGGCGCACCGCGGAACTCACCGTGAAGGCTTACGAAAAAGCGGCGAAGCGTCGTCGTTAA
- a CDS encoding 5-(carboxyamino)imidazole ribonucleotide synthase, producing MDSRTRLPVVGMVGGGQLARMTHQAVIPLGQSLRVLAQSESDPAALVARDVDLGSHTDLEALRGFAKSCDVVTFDHEHVPQEHLRALVAEGVRVHPGPDALAHAQDKLVMRVKLAELGLPVPPFAEVAEPAHAVAFGDEHGWPCVLKAVRGGYDGRGVWMLDSAEEAERLVAELLEAGTPLMVEQRVAMRRELAALVARSPFGQGAAWPLVETVQKDGICVEVLAPAPDADRAAQAQDLALRVADELGVVGLLAVELFETEDGLVVNELAMRPHNSGHWTIEGSRTSQFEQHVRAVLDYPLGSTDLVAPAVVMANVLGAADAPPFGPDERLHHLFARFPDARVHLYGKEERPGRKIGHVTLLGERMADVRERARLAAHWLSDGVWLDGYDIHGGQA from the coding sequence GTGGACTCCCGAACCCGTCTTCCCGTCGTCGGCATGGTCGGCGGCGGCCAGCTCGCCAGGATGACCCACCAGGCCGTCATCCCCCTCGGCCAGTCGCTGCGCGTGCTCGCCCAGAGCGAGTCCGACCCGGCGGCGCTGGTCGCCCGCGACGTCGACCTCGGCTCGCACACCGACCTGGAGGCGCTGCGCGGGTTCGCCAAGTCCTGCGACGTCGTCACCTTCGACCACGAGCACGTCCCGCAGGAGCACCTGCGCGCCCTGGTCGCCGAGGGCGTGCGCGTGCACCCCGGCCCGGACGCGCTCGCGCACGCGCAGGACAAGCTCGTCATGCGCGTGAAGCTCGCCGAGCTCGGCCTGCCCGTGCCGCCGTTCGCCGAGGTCGCCGAGCCCGCGCACGCGGTCGCGTTCGGCGACGAGCACGGCTGGCCGTGCGTGCTCAAGGCGGTGCGCGGCGGCTACGACGGCCGGGGCGTGTGGATGCTCGACTCCGCCGAGGAGGCCGAGCGCCTGGTCGCCGAGCTGCTGGAGGCGGGCACCCCGCTGATGGTCGAGCAGCGCGTGGCGATGCGCCGCGAGCTGGCCGCGCTCGTCGCGCGCTCCCCGTTCGGCCAGGGCGCGGCGTGGCCGCTGGTGGAGACGGTGCAGAAGGACGGCATCTGCGTCGAGGTGCTCGCGCCCGCGCCGGACGCCGACCGCGCCGCGCAGGCCCAGGACCTGGCGCTGCGCGTCGCGGACGAGCTGGGCGTGGTCGGGCTGCTCGCCGTCGAGCTGTTCGAGACCGAGGACGGCCTGGTCGTCAACGAGCTGGCGATGCGCCCGCACAACTCCGGGCACTGGACCATCGAGGGCTCCCGCACCTCCCAGTTCGAGCAGCACGTGCGCGCCGTCCTGGACTACCCGCTCGGCTCGACCGACCTGGTCGCGCCCGCCGTCGTGATGGCGAACGTGCTCGGCGCGGCGGACGCGCCCCCGTTCGGCCCCGACGAGCGGCTGCACCACCTGTTCGCCCGGTTCCCCGACGCGCGCGTGCACCTGTACGGCAAGGAGGAGCGGCCGGGCCGCAAGATCGGCCACGTCACCCTGCTGGGGGAGCGCATGGCGGACGTGCGGGAGCGGGCGAGGCTCGCCGCGCACTGGCTGTCCGACGGCGTGTGGCTCGACGGGTACGACATCCACGGAGGACAGGCGTGA
- a CDS encoding LCP family protein — protein sequence MKAVVVAGRTGLALLSAVVLVVTGYSWSTLRRVQESVNTTDVLTSLADVPNAPPADDGAIDLLLVGSDSRTDAQGNPLPASVLRQLRTEATDTLNTDTIIVLRVPRDGSRAHAVSIPRDTYVPIPGDREEKINGAYGVTKFLTMERLQAEGVPLAEREKRGDQAGRAALVQVVQELTGVRVDHYAEVNLYGFYRLTEVIGGVDVCLKEATSDPDSGADFRAGAQTLSGGDALAFVRQRKNLPSGDLSRITRQQVFLSSAMSKLLTAGTFADPSKLSGLLEAVSKSVVVDDGLDVATLAGQLGGISGGNVEFATIPVTAVGAVNDRGQSVVLVDREQVRAFVARVLGEKTPEPTAPASSEAAPTTSNAAPTTTERLSGGKVVALDGAAQRVVQRQALQQGPPCVD from the coding sequence GTGAAGGCCGTCGTCGTAGCGGGCAGAACCGGGTTGGCGCTGCTCTCGGCAGTGGTGCTGGTGGTCACCGGCTACAGCTGGTCCACGCTGCGGCGGGTCCAGGAGAGCGTGAACACCACCGACGTGCTGACGTCCCTGGCGGACGTGCCGAACGCCCCTCCCGCCGACGACGGCGCGATCGACCTCCTCCTGGTGGGCAGCGACAGCCGCACCGACGCGCAGGGCAACCCGCTGCCCGCGTCGGTGCTGCGCCAGCTGCGCACCGAGGCGACCGACACCCTCAACACGGACACGATCATCGTGCTGCGGGTGCCGCGCGACGGGTCGCGGGCGCACGCGGTGTCCATCCCCCGCGACACGTACGTGCCGATCCCCGGCGATCGCGAGGAGAAGATCAACGGGGCCTACGGGGTCACGAAGTTCCTCACCATGGAGCGGCTGCAGGCCGAGGGTGTGCCGCTGGCCGAGCGGGAGAAGCGCGGCGACCAGGCCGGGCGGGCGGCGCTCGTGCAGGTGGTGCAGGAGCTGACCGGGGTCAGGGTCGACCACTACGCCGAGGTGAACCTGTACGGGTTCTACCGGCTGACCGAGGTGATCGGCGGGGTCGACGTGTGCCTCAAGGAGGCGACCAGCGACCCGGACTCGGGGGCGGACTTCCGGGCGGGCGCGCAGACGCTGTCCGGGGGTGACGCGCTGGCGTTCGTGCGGCAGCGCAAGAACCTGCCGAGCGGGGACCTGAGCCGGATCACCCGGCAGCAGGTGTTCCTGTCGTCGGCGATGTCGAAGCTGCTGACGGCGGGCACGTTCGCCGACCCGTCGAAGCTGTCCGGGCTGCTGGAGGCGGTGAGCAAGTCGGTCGTGGTGGACGACGGGCTGGACGTCGCCACGCTGGCGGGGCAGCTGGGCGGGATCTCCGGCGGGAACGTGGAGTTCGCGACGATCCCGGTGACGGCGGTGGGCGCGGTCAACGACCGGGGGCAGAGCGTGGTGCTGGTGGACCGGGAGCAGGTGCGGGCGTTCGTGGCGCGGGTGCTGGGCGAGAAGACGCCCGAGCCGACGGCGCCCGCGTCCTCGGAAGCGGCCCCGACCACCTCGAACGCGGCCCCGACCACGACCGAGCGGCTGTCGGGTGGCAAGGTTGTCGCGTTGGACGGGGCGGCGCAGCGGGTAGTCCAGCGCCAGGCACTCCAGCAAGGTCCCCCCTGCGTCGACTAG
- a CDS encoding TIGR03089 family protein: MTVTEALLTPLLAEPGRPLITHYDDVEGTRVELSRATAANWAAKTANWLRDEHDVEPGDPVAVLLPAHWQTLGVLLGAWWCGASVVDAPAGAKVALVAPGGEAPGAEVTSVVSLHPMGLGTGTPGDFLDEVRMFGDDFVPHAPVPGSTAALGWSTVDEVVAEARSRAAVLGIGPGTRALSTVEWNQPDGLLNGVLAVLAGGGSLVQCSNPNPDLLPGRRASERTTIDLVG; encoded by the coding sequence TTGACCGTCACGGAAGCTCTGCTCACGCCGCTGCTGGCCGAACCGGGACGGCCCCTGATCACGCACTACGACGACGTCGAGGGCACGCGCGTCGAGCTGTCCAGGGCCACCGCGGCCAACTGGGCGGCGAAGACGGCGAACTGGCTGCGCGACGAGCACGACGTCGAGCCGGGCGACCCGGTCGCGGTGCTGCTGCCCGCGCACTGGCAGACGCTCGGGGTGCTGCTGGGGGCCTGGTGGTGCGGGGCGTCGGTGGTCGACGCGCCCGCCGGGGCGAAGGTGGCACTGGTCGCGCCGGGTGGTGAGGCGCCCGGTGCGGAGGTCACGTCCGTGGTGTCCTTGCACCCGATGGGGCTGGGCACCGGCACGCCCGGTGACTTCCTGGACGAGGTGCGGATGTTCGGCGACGACTTCGTCCCGCACGCGCCGGTTCCGGGGAGCACGGCGGCGCTGGGGTGGTCGACGGTGGACGAGGTGGTCGCGGAGGCGAGATCCAGGGCCGCGGTGCTCGGGATCGGGCCGGGGACGCGGGCGCTGTCCACGGTGGAGTGGAACCAGCCGGACGGGCTGCTGAACGGGGTGCTGGCGGTGCTGGCGGGCGGCGGGTCGCTGGTGCAGTGCAGCAACCCGAACCCGGACCTGCTGCCCGGCAGGCGGGCCAGCGAGCGGACGACGATCGACCTGGTGGGCTGA
- the purE gene encoding 5-(carboxyamino)imidazole ribonucleotide mutase: MTQVGVIMGSDSDWPVMGAATEALAEFGVTFEVGVYSAHRTPQRMLDYATSAAGRGLQVIIAGAGGAAHLPGMVASATPLPVIGVPVPLKHLDGMDSLLSIVQMPAGVPVATVSVGGARNAGLLAVRVLGASDPELRERMAAYQASLEEMVLDKDAALKALVEGRPDTGVNAR; the protein is encoded by the coding sequence GTGACGCAGGTAGGCGTGATCATGGGCAGCGACTCGGACTGGCCCGTGATGGGGGCCGCCACCGAGGCGCTGGCCGAGTTCGGCGTGACGTTCGAGGTGGGCGTGTACTCGGCGCACCGGACCCCGCAGCGGATGCTGGACTACGCGACGTCGGCCGCCGGGCGCGGCCTGCAGGTGATCATCGCGGGCGCGGGCGGGGCGGCGCACCTGCCCGGCATGGTCGCCTCGGCGACGCCGCTGCCGGTGATCGGCGTCCCGGTGCCGCTCAAGCACCTGGACGGCATGGACTCGCTGCTGTCCATCGTGCAGATGCCGGCCGGGGTGCCGGTCGCAACGGTGTCGGTCGGCGGGGCGCGCAACGCGGGGCTCCTCGCGGTGCGGGTGCTGGGCGCGTCCGACCCGGAGCTGCGGGAGCGGATGGCGGCGTACCAGGCGTCGCTGGAGGAGATGGTGCTCGACAAGGACGCGGCGCTGAAGGCACTGGTCGAAGGTCGCCCGGACACGGGGGTGAACGCGCGCTAA
- a CDS encoding acyl-CoA dehydrogenase has product MDPSFGTYQLAEEHDALREAIRSLAEKEIAPHAADVDERERFPVEALSALVKAGFSAVHVPEDYDGQGADSVATCIVIEEVARVCASSSLIPAVNKLGTMPIILAGSEELKRQVLPSIAAGEAMASYALSEREAGSDTASMRARARLEGDRWVLNGTKCWITNAGESTWYTVMAVTDPDAPKKSQGISAFVVHKDDPGFSVGSKERKLGIKGSPTREIHFENCEIPADRIIGEPGTGLKTALRTLDHTRPTIGAQAVGIAQGALDQAIAYVKDRKQFGRSISDFQGVQFMLADMAMKVEAARHMVYVAAAKAERGEPDLGFITAAAKCFASDVAMEVTTDAVQLFGGAGYTRDFPVERMMRDAKITQIYEGTNQVQRVVMSRSLLKG; this is encoded by the coding sequence GTGGACCCGAGCTTCGGCACCTACCAGCTCGCCGAGGAGCACGACGCCCTGCGCGAGGCGATCCGCTCGCTCGCCGAGAAGGAGATCGCCCCGCACGCGGCGGACGTCGACGAGCGGGAGAGGTTCCCCGTCGAGGCGCTGTCGGCGCTGGTCAAGGCCGGTTTCTCGGCGGTCCACGTGCCCGAGGACTACGACGGGCAGGGCGCCGACTCGGTGGCCACGTGCATCGTGATCGAGGAGGTCGCGCGGGTCTGCGCGTCCTCCTCGCTCATCCCGGCGGTCAACAAGCTCGGCACGATGCCGATCATCCTGGCCGGCTCGGAGGAGCTGAAGCGGCAGGTCCTGCCGTCCATCGCGGCGGGCGAGGCCATGGCGTCGTACGCACTGTCCGAGCGCGAGGCGGGCTCGGACACCGCGTCGATGCGGGCGCGGGCGCGGCTCGAGGGCGACCGGTGGGTGCTCAACGGCACCAAGTGCTGGATCACCAACGCGGGCGAGTCCACCTGGTACACGGTCATGGCGGTCACGGACCCCGACGCGCCGAAGAAGTCCCAGGGCATCTCGGCGTTCGTGGTGCACAAGGACGACCCCGGCTTCTCGGTCGGGTCCAAGGAGCGCAAGCTCGGGATCAAGGGCTCGCCCACCCGCGAGATCCACTTCGAGAACTGCGAGATCCCGGCGGACCGGATCATCGGCGAGCCCGGCACCGGCCTGAAGACGGCCCTGCGCACCCTGGACCACACCCGGCCGACGATCGGCGCGCAGGCGGTGGGCATCGCGCAGGGGGCGCTGGACCAGGCGATCGCGTACGTGAAGGACCGCAAGCAGTTCGGCCGGTCGATCTCGGACTTCCAGGGCGTGCAGTTCATGCTGGCCGACATGGCGATGAAGGTCGAGGCGGCCCGGCACATGGTGTACGTCGCGGCGGCGAAGGCCGAGCGGGGGGAGCCGGACCTCGGGTTCATCACGGCGGCGGCGAAGTGCTTCGCGTCCGACGTGGCGATGGAGGTGACGACGGACGCGGTGCAGCTGTTCGGCGGGGCCGGGTACACGCGGGACTTCCCGGTGGAGCGGATGATGCGGGACGCGAAGATCACGCAGATCTACGAGGGGACCAACCAGGTGCAGCGGGTCGTGATGTCGCGGTCGCTGCTCAAGGGCTGA
- the rfbD gene encoding dTDP-4-dehydrorhamnose reductase: protein MAATALLVPGGRGQLGQDLLATGGRVRALSSAELDITDADAVADRVAEFAAGARAEGLAPVVVNAAAYTAVDNAETDEGRALAVNALGPELLALACREHDVPLLHVSTDYVFPGDATAPYEPDDATGPRSAYGRTKLAGEQRALAAWDRTWVVRTAWVYGAGGSNFVKTVARLAGQRESLSVVDDQRGSPTWSADLAAGLVELAAATTGPAAPAQRVLHATGGGETTWFGFARAVFEELGLDPERVRPCGTEDFPRPAPRPAYSVLSPKAWESAGLTPLRPWREALAVAVREGVAG from the coding sequence ATGGCCGCCACCGCGCTGCTCGTGCCCGGTGGGCGCGGCCAGCTCGGGCAGGACCTGCTCGCCACCGGCGGGCGCGTGCGGGCGCTGTCGTCGGCCGAGCTGGACATCACCGACGCCGACGCCGTCGCCGACCGGGTGGCCGAGTTCGCCGCCGGGGCGCGCGCCGAGGGCCTCGCCCCGGTCGTGGTCAACGCCGCCGCCTACACCGCCGTGGACAACGCCGAGACCGACGAGGGCCGCGCGCTCGCGGTCAACGCGCTCGGGCCGGAGCTGCTCGCGCTCGCCTGCCGCGAGCACGACGTGCCGCTGCTGCACGTGTCCACCGACTACGTCTTCCCCGGCGACGCCACCGCGCCCTACGAGCCGGACGACGCCACCGGGCCGCGCTCGGCCTACGGGCGCACCAAGCTCGCGGGCGAGCAGCGCGCCCTGGCCGCCTGGGACCGGACCTGGGTCGTGCGCACCGCGTGGGTGTACGGGGCGGGCGGGTCGAACTTCGTGAAGACGGTGGCGAGGCTGGCCGGGCAGCGCGAGAGCCTGTCCGTCGTGGACGACCAGCGCGGCTCGCCCACCTGGTCCGCCGACCTCGCGGCCGGGCTGGTCGAGCTGGCCGCCGCGACCACCGGCCCCGCGGCGCCCGCGCAGCGCGTGCTGCACGCCACCGGCGGCGGCGAGACGACCTGGTTCGGCTTCGCGCGGGCGGTGTTCGAGGAGCTGGGGCTGGACCCGGAGCGGGTGCGCCCGTGCGGCACCGAGGACTTCCCCCGCCCCGCGCCCAGGCCCGCGTACTCGGTGCTCTCGCCGAAGGCGTGGGAGTCGGCGGGCTTGACGCCGCTGCGGCCGTGGCGCGAGGCGCTGGCCGTCGCGGTGCGGGAGGGCGTCGCGGGGTGA
- a CDS encoding LCP family protein → MDGSPPGRTGGSAALRVLVGTGRTLVALVSAAVLVVTWYGWHQLRTLNQGVTTTDVFGEASSTVSPESTRKPLDGAIDILLVGSDSRTDAQGKPLSDEVLALLNGGVDEGTLNTDTIILVHIPQDGTRAVAISFPRDSYVEIADGFGKHKINSALIRQKNTTSAELQEKGETDLAKIELESTLAGRRTLIKTVEDLSGGAIKIDRYAEVNLASFYEVTQAIGGVEVCLNNAVDDEYYSGAKFPAGVQTLEGRQALQFVRQRHELPNGDLDRIVRQQVFIGALARKVLSTGTLTDPARLSGLVSAVQKSVVLSQGWDITEFASQMQGLASGKLEFRTIPVGPPTDTYSDGNVLPVDAAEVKAFLGDLASDKPKPSSSTSPSGSPSPSAGPQPSAITVQVYNSSGVSGVALKVLNALGEQGFRKGQALNSAVSDTTVVRYGTGQEAYADRVVQALGGNATTELDDSVPRGQVLIYVGADNAELGTTDDTSSARSETGSSSPASSAAPITANGVVCVD, encoded by the coding sequence GTGGACGGGAGTCCGCCCGGTCGCACCGGGGGTTCGGCCGCACTGCGCGTGCTGGTCGGCACGGGGAGGACGCTGGTCGCGCTCGTCTCGGCGGCCGTGCTCGTGGTGACCTGGTACGGATGGCACCAGCTGCGCACCCTGAACCAGGGTGTGACGACGACGGACGTGTTCGGCGAGGCGTCTTCCACGGTCTCGCCGGAATCCACGCGCAAACCCCTCGACGGGGCGATCGACATCCTGCTGGTCGGCAGCGACAGCCGCACCGACGCGCAGGGCAAGCCGCTGTCCGACGAGGTGCTGGCGCTGCTGAACGGCGGCGTCGACGAGGGGACGCTGAACACCGACACGATCATCCTCGTGCACATCCCGCAGGACGGGACGCGCGCCGTCGCGATCTCGTTCCCGCGCGACTCGTACGTGGAGATCGCCGACGGGTTCGGCAAGCACAAGATCAACTCTGCGCTGATCAGGCAGAAGAACACCACCTCCGCCGAGCTCCAGGAGAAGGGGGAGACCGACCTGGCGAAGATCGAGCTGGAGTCGACGCTCGCGGGCAGGCGCACGCTGATCAAGACCGTCGAGGACCTGTCCGGCGGCGCCATCAAGATCGACCGGTACGCGGAGGTGAACCTCGCGAGCTTCTACGAGGTCACCCAGGCCATCGGCGGCGTCGAGGTGTGCCTGAACAACGCGGTGGACGACGAGTACTACTCCGGGGCGAAGTTCCCGGCAGGCGTCCAGACGCTGGAGGGCAGGCAGGCGCTGCAGTTCGTGCGGCAGCGGCACGAGCTGCCCAACGGCGACCTGGACCGGATCGTGCGCCAGCAGGTGTTCATCGGCGCGCTGGCCCGCAAGGTGCTCTCCACCGGCACCCTGACCGACCCGGCCAGGCTCAGCGGCCTGGTCAGCGCGGTGCAGAAGTCGGTGGTGCTCAGCCAGGGCTGGGACATCACCGAGTTCGCCAGCCAGATGCAGGGGCTGGCGTCGGGCAAGCTGGAGTTCCGCACCATCCCGGTCGGCCCGCCGACCGACACCTACAGCGACGGCAACGTCCTGCCGGTGGACGCGGCGGAGGTCAAGGCGTTCCTGGGCGATCTGGCCTCGGACAAGCCCAAGCCCTCGTCGTCGACCTCGCCGTCGGGGTCGCCGTCGCCGTCCGCGGGCCCGCAGCCCTCGGCGATCACGGTGCAGGTCTACAACTCGTCCGGGGTGTCCGGCGTGGCGCTGAAGGTGCTGAACGCGCTCGGCGAGCAGGGCTTCCGCAAGGGGCAGGCGCTCAACTCGGCGGTCAGCGACACCACCGTGGTCCGGTACGGCACGGGCCAGGAGGCTTACGCGGACCGGGTGGTCCAGGCGCTCGGCGGTAACGCCACGACCGAGCTGGACGACTCCGTGCCGAGGGGTCAGGTGTTGATCTACGTGGGCGCCGACAACGCGGAGCTGGGCACGACCGACGACACGTCGTCGGCGCGCTCGGAGACCGGGTCGTCCAGCCCGGCGAGCAGCGCCGCGCCCATCACGGCCAACGGCGTGGTCTGCGTGGACTGA
- a CDS encoding DoxX family protein, with amino-acid sequence MNKSDTIRDTAALIGRIGVGAVFVAHGWQKVSEWGMDGTAAAFEGMGIPAPALSAWFAALVELIGGTLLIVGAGLPFVGVLLAIPVLGALLLVHLPNGLLGEGGYELVLVLAVSAIALGFNGGRFSVDHLIRGKRSEPARI; translated from the coding sequence ATGAACAAGTCCGACACGATCCGCGACACCGCCGCGCTCATCGGCCGGATCGGCGTGGGCGCCGTCTTCGTGGCGCACGGCTGGCAGAAGGTCTCCGAGTGGGGCATGGACGGCACGGCCGCGGCCTTCGAGGGCATGGGCATCCCCGCCCCCGCCCTGTCCGCCTGGTTCGCCGCGCTCGTCGAGCTGATCGGCGGCACCCTGCTGATCGTCGGCGCTGGCCTGCCGTTCGTGGGCGTCCTGCTGGCGATCCCGGTCCTCGGCGCGCTGCTCCTCGTCCACCTGCCCAACGGCCTCCTCGGCGAGGGCGGCTACGAGCTGGTCCTCGTGCTCGCCGTCTCGGCGATCGCCCTGGGCTTCAACGGTGGTCGCTTCTCCGTCGACCACCTGATCCGCGGCAAGCGCTCCGAGCCCGCCCGGATCTGA
- a CDS encoding ArsR/SmtB family transcription factor, protein MADDPLSTTFAALADPTRRAILARLTEGPATVKELSAPLPMSGPAVSKHLKVLERAGLITRGRDAQWRPCELSAEPLREVAEWAEGFRGFWDASYRKLDAYLAGMAGEAPPERRDAP, encoded by the coding sequence GTGGCCGACGACCCGCTGAGCACGACCTTCGCCGCGCTGGCCGACCCGACCAGGCGCGCGATCCTGGCGAGGCTGACCGAGGGCCCGGCGACGGTGAAGGAGCTGTCCGCGCCGCTGCCGATGAGCGGCCCGGCGGTGTCCAAGCACCTGAAGGTGCTGGAGCGGGCGGGCCTGATCACGCGCGGCCGTGACGCCCAGTGGCGCCCGTGCGAGCTGTCGGCGGAGCCGCTGCGCGAGGTGGCGGAGTGGGCGGAGGGCTTCCGGGGGTTCTGGGACGCGAGCTACCGGAAGCTGGACGCGTACCTGGCGGGGATGGCCGGGGAGGCGCCACCGGAGCGGCGGGACGCCCCCTGA